One Spea bombifrons isolate aSpeBom1 chromosome 1, aSpeBom1.2.pri, whole genome shotgun sequence DNA window includes the following coding sequences:
- the LOC128504705 gene encoding olfactory receptor 1509-like, translating to MASENQSTVSEFILSGLSQSFQLQVTFFSLFLVLYLITLLGNSLIITVVNADKHFCSPMYFFLSNLSFLDLCYSTVTIPKMLSHVFLEYKTITFNQCISQLFFLHLFGGTECFLLTIMAYDRYVAICNPLMYHIVMHQRFCFWLMVSVWLAGFLHSFTQAFLTYQLPFCGPNRINHYFCDVHPLSVLACSDTYFIDIFIVANSGMISLSCFVVLLFSYIGIIATILKMPSADGRSKAFSTCASHVLVVTFFFGPCVFIYLRPPVNYPADKVVSVLYTVLTPLMNPIIYTLRNQDMKKALKKLLRGKMTFKGLSNIDIND from the coding sequence ATGGCGTCTGAAAACCAAAGCACAGTTTCTGAGTTCATCCTCAGTGGCCTCTCTCAGTCATTTCAGTTGCAGGTCACTTTCTTTTCTCTGTTTCTAGTCTTGTACTTGATAACTTTGTTAGGGAACTCTCTCATTATTACTGTGGTCAATGCAGACAAACACTTCTGTTCCccaatgtatttcttcctcagcAACTTGTCATTTTTGGACTTGTGTTACTCCACTGTCACCATTCCTAAGATGCTTAGCCATGTCTTTTTGGAATATAAGACCATCACTTTTAATCAATGCATTTCTCAActattttttctgcatttatttgGTGGCACAGAGTGCTTCTTATTGACTATAATGGCCTATGATCGTTACGTGGCGATTTGCAACCCACTAATGTATCACATTGTAATGCATCAAAGGTTCTGCTTCTGGCTGATGGTATCTGTCTGGCTAGCTGGCTTCCTGCACTCTTTCACACAAGCATTTCTGACCTACCAGTTACCTTTCTGCGGTCCTAACAGAATAAACCACTACTTTTGTGATGTACACCCACTCTCTGTGCTGGCCTGTTCTGACACATATTTCATTGATATCTTTATTGTAGCTAATAGTGGAATGATCTCTCTCAGTTGCTTTGTAGTTCTCCTGTTCTCCTACATTGGAATTATTGCAACCATTTTAAAAATGCCCTCAGCTGATGGGAGGAGTAAAGCTTTCTCTACATGTGCTTCCCATGTCCTAGTTGTCACATTCTTTTTTGGACcgtgtgtttttatatacttAAGACCGCCTGTCAATTATCCAGCAGATAAGGTGGTATCTGTGCTCTACACAGTACTGACTCCTCTAATGAACCCCATTATTTACACGTT